DNA from Plectropomus leopardus isolate mb chromosome 11, YSFRI_Pleo_2.0, whole genome shotgun sequence:
TTCTcattcaaaaaaagtgccatttaaaaaaaaagattcgtCTTTTCTTGTTGTCTGTGCTCCAGATGTACTCCGGTATGTTCACCCACAATATCAAACCGGTGCTTTCGATGCCACAGATTGAGAAACTGTTTGGCCTGCTAGGATACCAGCTCAGCTCGTCTCGACATGAGCAGCTTTGTCTCCAGCCGCCCAGAGTCAGTGCTGCCTCTCTGGATGACCTCCTCTGCTTGTCATGTGCCTTCTTCTTGGCCCGCTGCGAGTGTTGCCTACTTCTGACAGCTCTGGGGAAGCACGTTGGTGAGGCCCAGTGGGAGCTGAGTCTGgtgagggagaggcagagaggaagcaGCGTACAGGTATGTCTGCCTCAGTCAATCATGGCGTCCATGTTTTGAAATCATGTCTTTTGTGGAGATGGGATGCTTTCGTCTTTTGCAGCCCCACTATTTAACCCAACTGGTGGGTCTGTTATTATGAACTCATGCTGTGCTGACAGACACTTTTTAACCCACAGACATTAGGGAAATGTGCATAAAATAATGCTCTAGAACAGTGTTACTCAAATCTGGTCCCCGATAGGGTGCAGAGTGGCCCTCCAGCCatattttaattcacaataaaaataaagtgactcacactgggaattgttttgtacttttagtatacacaaggtgccagagtgcataaaacagcatcaaaatagagcttctttatttaaaaaaatgccattgtgAGTCTGAGTTCACATATTTGGTTTGTTTCATGTTCTTGTTGTTGTACGTCTTATACGTCAATCAGAGAACAGTTTATTTCGCCATCTCAGATTTGCCTGTACTTAATGTCCTAAGAcctgcccctccatgttagtgaatggccATAGgctaaactaaaaactcaaagtacacgccaaataaaattttcccaaaaacggtttctgtctctgaaggtagttctcatcaccccgATTTTCGTTCAAGTGTTTCTTTTCATGATAGgttcggttttaatgagttattcaattatacaaaagggggcttttgACCATGATTGACAACCGGGACAGCCAATCCGTGCATTCACATTCAGTGGAGCTGCTCACTATTGGTTGGCTGGGTGTTTCAGCGGAAGCCCTCCCCACCGCGGATATCGCTGCTGCGCAGATGCAGGGTTCCCAATGACATCACCTTTGCAAAATGGCAACGCCTCGTATCCGgtatattttaacctcacttcagcataggtGCGTCGTCCATCTTTACTTACAGTCTGACTGAACAGATGGCGACTACCTGTCAGTCAAAGCAGCCACGCCCTAAATCATGCAAACTTTAAGTCTTAACATTTGTCAGTTATATAACAGTCAACCCTCCGTACCGTTGTCATGactgttgaaattagctattgagacaaaacctgtttttttgtaccaggctgtaaaccaTGGATCTATAAACATGTCTATAAAATGTgggtattttaacatggaggtctgtGAGGAGTGACACATTCTTTGATCCAGCCTCAAGTGCACATTTGAGGGATTGCAATTTTTGCCACTTTGGCGATGGCCTCGTTTTTCAACCCCTGGAACCGACCTATTCCTTCCTACAGGGTACTAAGCATCAACAAGATGTAAATACAAAGTAGTTGAGGATTCATTGTCCATGCATCTCGACAGGTCGCCCTTGACAACACCAAAAAGGCCTTGGATGTCAACCAGCCCCTGATAGAGCAGTTTGATGGAGAAGGGGAGGTGGATCTGTACACAGATGAGCATGTTAACGGGGGTCAGAGGGAAGTCGCAGTGGACGAGAGTCCCCGCTCTTTAACCTGGATGAATCAAAGCGGTGCATCACCCCCTCCcatcaaaacacacagcaacGGAGTGACGTCCTTGTCCTCATCATCCGGCCCCCTGTCCACCAGAGAGCATGTCTGCGTCTCCACATACAACTGCCAGCTGACTAAGACGTCACCACTGGAGCCGGACACTACCAGAAGCTTCTCAGCCGGCGTGAGGCAAGGCAGACGTCCCTGTGAAGAGTTAAGATTCGACAAAGGGAACTCACAGTCACTCAGTCTGGAGGCAGAAGCACTGGGGCTTTGCGAGCGCCAGGCCGAAGCAAACCACCTTTGCAGCTGTCTTCAGACTTCTCCACTTTTTATTAAACTCTGTATCGAATGCAACACTTCTCACGACGTTACCTGTGTCTTGCTTCAGCAATGCATGATGGAGAACCACCACACGGTGTTTCCTGACAATACGACAGAAGAGATGGAATTGAGAGAGGTGTCACCACAGGCTGGAAGCCTCAGAGTGAGTGGCATGAGCACATCACCCACTCTCACCAGCAGCAGCGCAGCAATGTCATCCCTAGCTCTGCATGATGACCCTAAATCCATAATTGTGTCTTTACATCCAATCACCTACCATGAATGCTGTGACCTTGCCAAGCCGGACCCTCAGGTCCTGTGTCACAGCTGTGGTGTCTTTCATTCTGGTTCCTGCAGAGAAATAAATTTCTGCCAAATTCACCACAGTATCACGCCCCTGGGCGTGTGCTCCTGTGGGAGGGCATGTTCCAGAAACCCTCTGGTGCTCTGCAGATATTGTGGTAATGAGTATTGTAGCGATTGCTGGTATAGAAATCCTGTTGTATGCACCTGTGGCCAAACCTTTGACCAGTCATCTTCTGTGtgatatatatttgtaaagttttgcacaaatgagGCACAACTAGCAAAATCACTGTGCCTTAACTCTGCATACTGGAacacacttcctttttttttttttaattcaagtaCAATAAATCAATTTCAAATGTTGCCTTTAACATGTTGCTGAAATGCAGTATTGAGTGTGCTCcaatttttctattttggtCGTCTTTCTGGGACTCTCATCACTCAAGTTATTCTCTAAGTGGCCATATTAACCATTATCggcattttgaaaacatgtacTGTCCAGACTTGCTTGCGTACGGACCGGGGTATTGATTGCGGTTTGTGCTCCTGTGTCACTTAAATGTCAAcgttgtttgttttcatctgtaTTAACTGCCTGCACACAAACTGGAGTAAAAAGGTCACAGCATCACTTGTCTGTGCTCATTTTTTTAGAACATTATATTTGTGACAGTAAAGTTATTTATAGCTTaccttacaaaaaaacaaacaatcccTGTAAATCATTTATTACATGCAGTATATTACTGAATCATAACGAGGACAGGACACAagttttcaaatcattttttttggctgattatgtgattatttaattgctgcaaaaacaaatttgtgcaactaacaattattgtcattatcaattaatctgctaGTTATTTTCTTAATAAAGCCATTAATCTTTTGGTTGataaagtgtcagaaaattgtTTCAAATATGTCTATCCCACTTTCTTTGAGAAATAAATTTGGGCTTAATCAATGGATTATTTCAGCCATAAATTGTAACCCCTAGGTATTTTTGACAAGGTTTCAGTTGAAATCACAAGGAAAGAAAACTGCAGTATGATTTATGATGCATgcatttaatgatttaatgattcaaaattgcaacttttcaggaaaaaaagtctaGTGGCGGAACAGATCATTTCATGGATTCAAAAGGTTTTATGTGCTGATATTGTTAAATTGATCGCCGGTCTCCTCCAGTCGACATGTctaagtatccttgggcaagatacttaACCCCAAAGTGCTCCTGATCCTGTGCCATCAGAGTGTGAATGGacaaaagactagaaaagcactatacaagtgcagtaCATTTACCATTTATAATCTGTAAAATCACCAAGAAGTGCATGCTTTTCATTGCTTTTCATGCAATCGAAATTTGATCTGCTGCTATTTGGCACAAGGACAAACTGTTAATTTAATATTAGACAtttaatgttttggaaaatacCTTGCTGACAAAATCTTTAGATAAAGGGGAAATGACgtataaagaaaaatatgattaacattttaataacaaataTTGGTTGTGGACATGTAAGTCATGGAAACCTGATACAGAAATGTGAAGCCTTGATTCAAGTTAAAGTGACTCGGCTACTGATCCATTTCAGAACACTGTGTGATTTTAAGGTGTCATCCTCCCAGTGCAGACTTTACATTAagctcacagaaacacacaaatggtTTGAATGTCCTGAGCACTGAGACAGATCTTTGgagaaaaacagatttctgGCCATGCAGTCGTACGCCTCTGTGCGCCCGTCaaattgcagttacagtttacatccttGTCTATGAAAATGTGGATGCTTCACTCACATTTTCCCCCGGCAGATGATGTATACAACAAGCACAGTTTGGATGTGCGCACCcaaggttcttgagttatggccagaaacatttatgaggtcactgtgaccttgacctttgaccaccataaTCTAATCcgtttatccttgagtccatTCGAACGTTTGTGcccaatttaaagaaattctctcaaggcgttcttgagatatcgcgttcacaagaatgggacggacagaCGTATGTGCGGACAACCCCGAAAACATTATGATGGCCATGTCTATCACGggcacggaggcataaaaaagctTTTAGCTGTTTGAACCACTTGTGTTTTTGCCGGGTCATGCCTGTTCATGTCCCAGACATGCCCCAAGTCCCCTGTCCAAACTTGACGTAGACTCATCCATTTTTCCATTCTCATGTAAAACCAGCAGAATGACCAGTTTTAGAGTTGAACAAAAAGAAGTCATTGAGAAAAATGTCTCTCTCGGCTTTCACTTTAAAGTGATCATTGCTTTGGGGTTTCTGccctgcagagaaagaaaaacacttccaGTGATGGATTTTCTGTTGCAGCAGTTGCTGATGATTCTGATATTGAGCTCTTATTCCAAATGTCAACCAGACCACGTGTCCCTAAAACAGCAAATATAGAAGCTTCCATCGTCACAATGCAGGCTGATCAGAGATGGTGTGAAGTAAAACTGCATATAATTGTTTGTGGCTTGATGATCTTCTATTCATTGTTTGCCTGCCAGTTGATGTTGATGAAGGTTTTGCTGTCCATACGGTCGATGTAGAGGACACCGTCCAGGTGGTCCATCTCGTGCTGGAGGATGCGAGCGGGCCAGCCGCTGGCCTGCCACGTCACAGCTTCACCCTTCTCATTCAGACCTGCAGCATGAACATGCAGAGGGATGAGTACAATATACAGAAATACATCAGCAACTGTCCCTCATTTGTCTACTAATCAGAAATGGTGAAATTAATTCCCCATCAGAAAACTGGTGTAGTATCCGCatcttcatttacattttgtactCTTCAATGAAATGCAAGGGTACTATAttttactactactaatactactactactactactataatttttttttattgttttggaaaaaaactagagccaaatttgaatacatttgcCCCAACAGTCTTAGTCTAAGCAAATGACATTTGGTACAAAACttgaaaaccacagaaacacaggaTTAAGCTATAAACATGCGTACCAGAAATTTCCACAGACAGGTAGCGTGAAACTGTAGCAGAGAAGCCTGAGATGCTTTCACAGGCCTCCTGAAAGAGCACAGTCCGTCCATCGAGGATCCTCAGCCGGGGGTTGACAAAGATCCTCAGGGGCTGCACGGAAAGACCACGGGCCTCCCTTTCTGCAGGTAAACTCTCTTTCAACATCCTCTCGGGATATTCCAGTGCCAGGATGCGGAGTGGCACCCCAATTTGAGGCGCACTAAGTCCCACACACTCTTTTTTTCGCATGACTTTTACCATAGTGCTGATGACCTGTTGAATTTCAGGGCCTGTAACAGCCGCAGGGTCAACAGCAGCCGCTTGAGAACGGAGGACTGGGTCACCGACTTGGCACACATGGCTGTACGGAGGGCTGGGAGGAGGTATGATCTTGCGTTTCATGTACTGAAGATAGGGGCGCACTTTAATGCTGCTGGAGTAAGAGTTACTGCAGGGTACAGGCCGGTGCGGTGAGATTCGCTGAAGGCAACTCACAATCCCGGCACCGCAGCGAGGTGCACAAGGTCTGAACCCCATCCTCGAGAGCAggagcacagacacacaggatcTTGTGTTCATGGTGGACTTGCAGCTGGGATGATGAGTCACATGCAGGGGGTGTGATGCACAGGGCTGTGGGAGAAATCATACAAAAGAAGAACATTTAGTTAATGTGAATTCTTAACCATGTGCcaaatatgttatatttgtcttcatttcttgttaaggtTCTTTTTACCCTTTTCTCCATGatttagaaataaatcaaaccattttgcacaGGTTTGAaggtttacatgctttttaaaGGCGTCTTCAATcggaacaagaaaactgatgtcaatccatgtttcaaagggcttaaaagtacttgaaaactattgaaaatttaaaactcGATATAGCAGTTATTTGGCAAAAACTATGAGTATTCAGACATTTCAGTGTTATTCCACCTGTTTAGCAGATCctatagttttttgttgtttctttatccttttgaaacctgagcaaatgtgcttaatttctttcaaaatatggcaaacaaaaaggcaatgagcaacaaaagaggaaatgaccccaatatttgtaagaaattaggaaaaagttcaagaaagtTACCTCAagattagtttaaaaaacaaacaaaaaaagtaaaaggaaattactaaggaaaactgctcaaaaattacaataatttagttatattattttaaatatgtaattatataaaaatttcctctagctttttcttttttctcctcgacgtttttcctttccttttgcCAAAATAATTTCG
Protein-coding regions in this window:
- the pdf gene encoding peptide deformylase, mitochondrial, whose amino-acid sequence is MNTRSCVSVLLLSRMGFRPCAPRCGAGIVSCLQRISPHRPVPCSNSYSSSIKVRPYLQYMKRKIIPPPSPPYSHVCQVGDPVLRSQAAAVDPAAVTGPEIQQVISTMVKVMRKKECVGLSAPQIGVPLRILALEYPERMLKESLPAEREARGLSVQPLRIFVNPRLRILDGRTVLFQEACESISGFSATVSRYLSVEISGLNEKGEAVTWQASGWPARILQHEMDHLDGVLYIDRMDSKTFININWQANNE
- the spata2l gene encoding spermatogenesis associated 2-like codes for the protein MKDMSISRHRARELVSIYDHSLEQQIVGRGSSLACRDEELWKQVQGLLKDGDAQETHCLGLDPLRVMEESLTAAAAAAATTTTATCAGRVKARGGMQGLAKAFEVLEQAALNLYLGPWRDEYKVVKMYSGMFTHNIKPVLSMPQIEKLFGLLGYQLSSSRHEQLCLQPPRVSAASLDDLLCLSCAFFLARCECCLLLTALGKHVGEAQWELSLVRERQRGSSVQVALDNTKKALDVNQPLIEQFDGEGEVDLYTDEHVNGGQREVAVDESPRSLTWMNQSGASPPPIKTHSNGVTSLSSSSGPLSTREHVCVSTYNCQLTKTSPLEPDTTRSFSAGVRQGRRPCEELRFDKGNSQSLSLEAEALGLCERQAEANHLCSCLQTSPLFIKLCIECNTSHDVTCVLLQQCMMENHHTVFPDNTTEEMELREVSPQAGSLRVSGMSTSPTLTSSSAAMSSLALHDDPKSIIVSLHPITYHECCDLAKPDPQVLCHSCGVFHSGSCREINFCQIHHSITPLGVCSCGRACSRNPLVLCRYCGNEYCSDCWYRNPVVCTCGQTFDQSSSV